Proteins from a single region of Weeksella virosa DSM 16922:
- the ctlX gene encoding citrulline utilization hydrolase CtlX: MKNKQYTQTILMVEPVAFHYNAQTAVNNYFQQKPENSADEIQALALQEFRQMVSTLREKGVNVITIKDTPVPHTPDSIFPNNWISFHENGDCVLYPMFAENRRQEVREEDIFELLESKGFLVNDIIDYTEAAEDNIFLEGTGSIILDRENKLAYAAISPRTDEDLFIEFCEDLEYTPVYFTAYQTVDNERLPIYHTNVMMCVADRYAIICLDSLDDSQEKKHVCDMLTESGKEIISITEEQMHRFAGNMLQVGGLGQAYLVMSQSAFDSLTHEQIETIEKYNPIISVNIETIETLGGGSARCMMAEVFLPKK, from the coding sequence ATGAAAAATAAACAATATACCCAAACCATTTTAATGGTTGAGCCAGTTGCGTTTCATTACAATGCGCAAACGGCTGTAAATAATTATTTTCAGCAAAAACCAGAAAATTCTGCTGATGAAATTCAGGCTCTAGCACTTCAAGAATTTCGACAAATGGTGAGCACTTTACGCGAAAAAGGTGTAAATGTTATTACGATAAAAGACACACCCGTACCACACACTCCCGATTCGATTTTCCCGAACAATTGGATCAGTTTTCATGAGAATGGAGATTGTGTGCTATATCCAATGTTTGCCGAAAATAGACGACAAGAAGTACGAGAAGAAGATATTTTCGAGTTGTTAGAAAGCAAAGGTTTTCTAGTTAATGATATTATAGACTATACCGAAGCCGCTGAGGATAATATATTTTTAGAAGGAACTGGAAGTATCATTCTCGATCGCGAAAATAAATTAGCCTATGCAGCGATTTCACCAAGAACAGACGAAGATTTGTTTATAGAATTTTGTGAAGACCTAGAATATACACCGGTTTACTTCACTGCATATCAGACAGTTGATAATGAGCGTTTACCTATCTATCACACAAATGTAATGATGTGTGTTGCAGATCGTTACGCAATTATTTGTTTAGACAGTTTAGATGATTCACAAGAGAAAAAACATGTATGTGATATGTTAACAGAATCGGGTAAAGAAATCATTTCTATTACCGAAGAACAAATGCATCGATTTGCTGGAAACATGCTCCAGGTTGGTGGTTTGGGACAAGCTTATTTGGTAATGTCGCAATCAGCTTTTGACTCACTTACACATGAGCAGATAGAAACTATCGAAAAATACAACCCAATAATTTCTGTAAACATCGAAACGATAGAAACTCTAGGAGGTGGAAGTGCACGTTGCATGATGGCAGAAGTTTTCTTGCCAAAAAAATAG
- a CDS encoding class I SAM-dependent methyltransferase: MDYSYIAPYYQFLSRLVFGNHLIRAQYFALTLAKTTDKILILGVGDGKFLENLTIEQEFPRIVLIDQSREMLEICKKRKLPQNTEIYCLDILRDDLPKGFDVIILPFILDNFNDNEVALLIRKLVDNHNNPNIIVVDYTENPKTWQKILLRSMYFFFRIVAKLKVTKLPNIDTILRKKGLCKVQQSFFCHNFIHCSVYRKRKVTRKL, from the coding sequence TTGGATTATTCTTATATTGCACCGTATTATCAATTTTTGAGTAGGTTGGTGTTTGGTAATCATTTGATTCGTGCACAATACTTTGCACTGACACTTGCAAAAACTACAGATAAAATCTTAATATTAGGAGTAGGCGACGGGAAGTTTCTAGAAAATTTGACTATTGAACAAGAATTTCCTCGTATCGTACTGATTGACCAATCTCGAGAAATGCTAGAAATTTGCAAGAAAAGAAAATTACCACAAAACACAGAGATCTATTGTTTAGACATTCTTCGTGATGATTTACCAAAGGGTTTTGATGTAATTATATTACCGTTTATATTAGACAATTTTAATGATAATGAAGTAGCATTACTCATTCGGAAATTAGTAGACAATCATAATAACCCAAACATCATTGTAGTTGATTATACCGAAAACCCAAAAACTTGGCAAAAAATTTTGTTGCGAAGTATGTATTTCTTTTTTAGAATAGTAGCAAAACTAAAGGTGACGAAATTACCCAATATTGATACTATTTTGCGAAAAAAAGGATTGTGCAAAGTGCAACAATCCTTCTTCTGCCACAATTTTATACATTGCAGCGTGTATCGAAAAAGAAAAGTTACTCGAAAACTGTAA
- a CDS encoding nitroreductase family protein, translated as MSLIDSLKWRYATKKMNGKKVEQSLVEQIIEAAHLAPSSSGIQPFEIIVVSNDELKKQIQPIANNQTQIVDGSHLLIFASWDQYTDERIDFIFDHMDRERNLPENSSNDYKNSLKKSLFALTKEQQACHTAKQAYLSFGVAIAAAAQLRVDATPMEGFDNAALDTFLGLDKKGLKSQTILTLGHRATEGDWLQGLKKVRQPKEKFITVFE; from the coding sequence ATGAGTCTAATAGATAGCTTAAAGTGGCGCTATGCTACTAAAAAAATGAATGGTAAAAAGGTGGAACAATCCTTGGTTGAACAAATTATTGAAGCGGCACATTTAGCTCCTTCTTCATCAGGCATTCAACCTTTTGAAATTATTGTTGTCTCTAATGATGAACTGAAAAAACAAATTCAACCTATTGCTAACAATCAAACCCAAATTGTAGACGGTTCTCATCTGTTAATTTTTGCTTCGTGGGATCAATATACAGATGAGCGCATAGATTTTATTTTTGATCATATGGATCGTGAGAGAAACTTACCAGAGAACAGTTCTAACGATTATAAAAACAGCCTAAAAAAATCGCTTTTTGCCCTTACAAAAGAACAACAGGCTTGTCATACGGCTAAGCAAGCTTACCTATCTTTTGGTGTAGCAATTGCTGCTGCTGCCCAATTACGCGTAGATGCTACACCTATGGAAGGTTTTGATAATGCTGCGCTCGATACGTTTTTAGGGTTGGATAAAAAAGGGTTAAAATCGCAAACTATTCTCACTTTGGGACATCGTGCTACTGAAGGTGATTGGCTACAAGGATTAAAAAAAGTTCGTCAACCGAAAGAGAAATTTATTACAGTTTTCGAGTAA
- a CDS encoding methylglyoxal synthase has product MEIALIAHDGKKAEMVNFIMKHQKILAANNIRLIATGTTGKYVEQIGLDVMPMLSGPLGGDAQIAARVAEGITNMVFFFRDPMGKHPHEPDVNMLLRLCDVHNVPLATNPATAEMLLDHLMK; this is encoded by the coding sequence ATGGAGATAGCACTTATAGCCCATGATGGCAAAAAAGCAGAAATGGTTAATTTTATCATGAAACATCAAAAGATTCTAGCCGCAAATAATATTCGTCTTATTGCTACAGGAACAACAGGAAAGTATGTAGAACAAATAGGTTTAGACGTTATGCCTATGCTTTCTGGACCCTTGGGAGGCGATGCACAAATTGCTGCACGGGTTGCGGAAGGGATTACCAATATGGTTTTCTTTTTCCGCGACCCGATGGGGAAACATCCGCACGAACCTGATGTCAATATGTTGTTACGTCTTTGTGATGTACATAATGTTCCATTGGCAACGAATCCAGCAACTGCAGAAATGCTACTCGACCATCTAATGAAATAA
- a CDS encoding 2Fe-2S iron-sulfur cluster-binding protein yields MIFNLLTIKDKKQLTDDSVQLFFDVPAHLQEAYSYQAGQYLTLEVMGERRDYSLCSSPKNHEWTIAVKATKNGKISNYLVKETKIGDQLKVSTPNGRFVIPSKPNEKRTLLAFAAGSGITPIMSILEYTLQTEEWVNFYLFYGNRSTKSAMFCERLNELKLQYPSQLHVFHFYTNDPQEDWLFNGRIDAAKFDLILNQLVDINEVDEAMVCGPEEMIFELAKSIKNAGIIERHIHFELFNPLTNPKMIFGDNDSNVNTVEVTVILDNEQHTVTWHKEKNLIDTLLDEDIDAPYSCKGGICSSCLCKVVEGEVSIGENFVLTDSDYKDGLTLACISRPKSTKLTIDFDAV; encoded by the coding sequence ATGATTTTTAATTTACTCACCATAAAAGATAAAAAACAGTTAACCGATGACTCTGTTCAATTATTTTTCGATGTTCCTGCCCATTTACAAGAAGCTTATTCTTACCAAGCAGGACAATATTTAACCCTCGAAGTTATGGGCGAACGCCGAGACTATTCGCTTTGCAGTTCTCCAAAAAACCACGAATGGACAATAGCAGTAAAAGCAACCAAAAACGGAAAAATATCTAATTATTTGGTGAAAGAAACCAAAATAGGAGATCAGCTAAAAGTTTCGACGCCAAATGGTCGTTTTGTAATACCATCAAAACCCAATGAAAAAAGAACACTTTTAGCATTTGCAGCAGGAAGCGGTATAACACCAATTATGAGTATTCTAGAATATACACTGCAAACCGAAGAATGGGTAAATTTCTACTTATTCTATGGTAATCGCTCGACAAAATCAGCAATGTTCTGTGAACGACTCAATGAATTGAAACTACAATATCCATCTCAACTCCATGTTTTCCACTTCTATACCAACGATCCGCAAGAAGATTGGTTGTTTAATGGTCGGATTGATGCAGCAAAGTTTGATTTGATTTTGAATCAGTTAGTTGATATAAACGAAGTAGACGAAGCCATGGTTTGTGGGCCAGAAGAAATGATTTTCGAATTGGCGAAATCAATTAAAAATGCAGGAATTATCGAGCGTCACATACATTTTGAACTTTTTAATCCTCTGACCAATCCTAAAATGATTTTTGGAGATAATGACTCGAATGTAAACACAGTAGAAGTTACCGTAATCCTTGACAATGAGCAACATACCGTAACATGGCACAAAGAAAAAAATCTTATCGATACGTTATTGGATGAAGATATAGATGCGCCTTATTCTTGCAAAGGAGGGATTTGCAGTAGTTGTTTATGTAAAGTAGTAGAAGGCGAAGTAAGTATCGGAGAAAATTTTGTATTGACAGACTCGGACTATAAAGATGGTCTAACATTGGCATGTATCTCTCGACCAAAATCTACCAAATTAACCATTGATTTTGATGCTGTATAA